TTCGTGCACGACGCCAAGATTTCTAATAAGCCAAAGCAAGATCGCAGGCACGAATAAAACCTTCGTAAAAAACGCCACGACCGCCCATGTAGATAGTTGCTCGGCGTTAAATTTAGACGACAACGCAAAAAATATCCCGACTAATAGTAGCGTCTGGACTCCGTAAACTATGACGGATAGCTTTAAGCTTCTTAGCCCGAAAACCGCCAAAGACGTTACCATCATACAGATAGCCAAAGTATCTAAAATATTCATCTCACACCCCCACGACGTAAAGCGTCAAAGCCGCAAAAGATATAGCTAGAGCAGCTAGAGCGTTTTTACGTAAGCTCGAAGTCATCTGGAACCTAGGTCCGAAGTTATCTATAAACACGGCCGCTACGTAAAACACTCCCGTTTTTAAGACGAAGATTATCACGGCTAAAAACGGATTGCTAAAATTCCACGGCTCGAAAATCGAAAGGAAAAGTCCGATCATCGCAAATTGTTTTAAGATAAGCGAAGCTTGAACTAGGCCTAAATCAGAGCCCGCGTATTCGCCTAGCAAGCCTTCTTGCAACTCTTGCTCGGCTTCTGCTAGGTCAAAAGGCTTTCTGCCGGTTTCAACGTATATGCACCACAAAAACGCTATCGAAGCGACCGCAAAGCTTGGGATCTGGTATCCGATCTGGCCGCTTTTTACCATTGATTGGATTTCTACTAAATTTGACGTTCCGGCCGCAAGCATAACGACGATTAGGCACATTATCATCACCGGCTCTACGTAGACGGCTAGCATCTGCTCTCTACCGCCGCCGGTGGCCGCAAACGGGTTGCCGCTATCCATAGAAGCAGCGCCGAAAACAAAGCGAAGTAGCGCACCTAGGTAAAGGATCACGAATATGTCCGAATACGCTCCAAAAATCGTGCTTTTACTATAAGTAATAGGAATAGCCGCTAGTATCGCCGCCGAAGTAGCAAACAAGAAAAACGGAGCCTGCCTAAATACCCAGTGAGAGCATGCAGGCACGGTTCTACCGCGTCTAAAAAGCTTTATGATGTCGCGATACGTCTGGAAAAAATCGCTACCTTGTTTTGATTGCAGTTTGGCTCTTAGTTTCCTAGCCATACCGTCAAACAAGGGCGCAACCAAGACGATGACGACTACTTGAAATATCATCAAAAGTATAGTCTGTAAAATTTCCATCTCACGCCCCCTATATCAAAAAGTAGCTAACCGCTAGTATCGCACAAAGATATATGAGGATATATAGCGCGTAAACGTTGGTGTAGCCGCTTTGCATTATGCCTATTTTATCGGCGACCTTTTCGGTAAATTTAATCACCGGCTCGTAAAATAGCCCCCACCAGATATCTTTTGGATGGTTGTGATACTCGACCGGGTTAAAATAGCCTTTAGTCACGACTTTTCTCTCGCCTTTAAACAGCCAGTTCATTATGCGTCTTAGATCGCCCGTGAAAGGACCGCCCGTCATTTGCATGCGAGAGCTATACTTAAATCCGCAAGCCCAAGGATCGGTCTCGCGAGGTTTCTCGCGGTTTGCTTTCATCACGGCTAAAATCGCAAAAGGCAAAACCATAGTAGAACACAAGATGATGGCTATAAGCGGAGTTGAAACGACGCTGCCTAAATTTGAGGTCAAATTTATACCGTGGCTAGCTACGTAACCGCCTGCGCCGCCTATGGAATTTACGGCCGTTTGGATGTAGCCGACGACTACGTTAGCTCCGATACCAAAGCCTATACAGCCGATCATTAGCACGATCATGCCAAGCACCATAAATATCGGGCTTTCTTTTGCGTTTTCCCAAATTTTCTGATCTCTTGGAGTTCCCGCAAAGATTACTGCATAAAGCTTAAGGTGCATGCCGACTAACACACCCGTAAGCGCTAGCGCAACGACTGAAAGCGTAAAGGCGTATCTAGTAAAGATGCCCTGCTCTAGCGCGCCTTGAAGCATACCTTGATAGGTAAACCACTCGGATACGAAGCCGTTAACGGGAGGAAGCGCCGCGATACCCATGATACCGATAAACATACCAACGGAAGTCCAAGGCATCTTTTTAGCTAGGCCGCCTAGCACGTCCATATCACGAGTGTGCGTAGCGTGCAAAACCGAACCCGCGCAAAGAAACAAAAGTCCTTTAAATATCGCGTGGTTAACCACGTGGTAGCATCCGGCTAAAAATCCGATCGCAGCAAGAGTCATATTTCCCGCGGCTAGGCCGTATAGGCCGGTGCCAAGACCGAGCAAGATGATGCCGATGTTTTCGACAGAGTGATAGGCAAGAAGCGCTTTGTAGTCGTGCTGACAAAGAGCGTAAAGAACGCCAAACAGCGAACTAGCGGCGCCCAAAATCAAAACGGTCAAGCCAAAGTAAATGCTTAAAGGCAAGAAAAGCGTAAATTTAACTAGAGTAAATAGCGCAACCTTTATCATTACGCCGCTCATTAGAGCAGAGACGTTTGAAGGAGCGGCCGGGTGAGCCATCGGTAGCCATACGTGAAACGGCCACATGCCCGCTTTGCTGCCAAAACCGACCAAAAATAGTATAAACACCACGACGCTGGCCGCAGTCGGCATATTTAGGTGGGCAAATTTGCTAAATTCGGCGCTGCCGGCGTAGTGAGCCATTATTAGCAGTCCGCAAGTGATACAAAACGCGCCGACTTGAGCTATGCCAAGATACACCATCACCGCTTTTAGCGTGCCTTTGCCGTCGTTTACGAGGATGAGGAAAGACGAGATAAGCGTCATAAGCTCCCACAAAACGATGAAGCAAAATACGTTATTTGCGCTGATGACTAGAAGCATCGAAAGGATGAAAAGGTTAAACAAACAGGCAAAAACGCCTACGCTTGCTTTTTTTATGTATTCTTCCGCGTAGCTCATACCGTAGACGCTGCTGGCAAAGCCGATAAAGACGACTACGAAGCTAAAGAAATTTCCAAGCGGAGTTAGCTCGAATTTCGGCGTATACAAAAAATCGCCGCCAAGAGCGAAGCCCTGTATCGTTCCCATATGCGCCACAAAGTAGCAAAGCGCGTAAAAACAGCTGATCGCGCTTAGTCCAAAGCCGATTTTTACGGCTGATTTTTGAGCGCCGTAGAGCAGGATGCTAACGGCGGCGCTAACTAAGAAAAGCAGATACACACCTACCATCTCGCACCCCCTTTTGCGCCGCTATTTTCGTCGTTCATAGCGCGCGAATTTGACGCCGCTTGCTCTCTTGCCTGCTCGCTAGGAGTTTTGTCAAGCTCCTTGATGACGATGACGTCGCCCTCGCCGTCCACGTCCTGAGCGCCGATATCGGCTAAAACGTGAGGCTCTTTTAAATTTCCGCTTCCGCGTAAAATTTTATCGACGAAAGCCTGAGCCGCCTCTTGCTCGATCTTGTTGCCAAGCTTGTGATGGCTGTGCAAAGGATCGACCATGATGATGGCGCTGGTCGGACAAACCTCGACGCACGCAGGGCCGTTTTCGCGTCCGAAGCACATATCGCACTTTATCGCGGTGTTTTTCGCGCCGGCTTGACTTTCGATTTCGAGGTAGTATTTGGGCTCTACCGCGTAATTAACCGACGGCATGAGCTCGGCACTTGAGCTTATCGCGCCGTAAGGGCAAGCGATAGTGCAGAGTTTGCAGCCTATACAAATCTCTTCGTGAAGCTCGATGTAGTTGTCGTCAAACCTTAGCGCCCCGGTAGGGCACACGTTCGCGCAAGGACCGTCATCGCACTGGCGACACTGCGTCGGCATGACGCCCTTTGCCTGGCGCAATACAGTTAGCCTAGCCTTTGAGAGCTTGCCGCGCTCATAGGCGCTACGGAAACATGCCGCCATGCAAGTAGCGCAACCGATACAACGTTTGTAATCGGCGATCACAAATTTATGTCGTTTCATAAATTCTCCCTTCTACTTGTTTTTTGATTCTTGATTACTCTTAAATCTTGAAGCAATTTTATTACTTTTAAAAATTTATTTCCGTCATCTGTCTGACGAATTTTGTATTTTTTAGATTAATTTTTATGAATTATTTATTTTTAAGTTTATTTTTAAATTTACGGTGATATAGGCTTTCTTTTAAACTTATGCGAATATAAAAATATTACGCACGAACTATCAGGTACTAAAAGAGAGCATTTTAGTCCTAAAATATTTTAAAAAACTTAAGCAAAAATTTAAGTATAAATTTTAAAATTTTAGCTCTTACGAATTTAAACTCGTAATAACTAATACTAAATTTACGCCTTTTAGGTTCGCGGTCCGAATTGGTTAAATTTACGTTCGCCCAAGCCGGCCCAAAACGCGCGGCCTAAGATAAATTCGCTATTTTAATCGGTAAATTTGCGTGATTTTTATCTGTTTTTAGATAAAATCCGCCAAAAATTTAAAGGTAAATTTAATGCAAGAATATGACATCATCGTCGTCGGAGGCGGCCACGCGGGCATAGAAGCGGCTTTGGCGCCCGCAAGAATGGGCAAAAAAACGCTGCTAATCACCATCCTAGCCGAGCAAATCGGCGCGACTAGCTGTAATCCCGCAGTGGGCGGCCTAGCCAAAGGCCATCTGGTAAAAGAACTCGACGCGCTGGGCGGACAAATGGGGCTAACGACCGATGCCGTAGGCATACAATTTCGCGTGCTAAACGAGAGTAAGGGCCCCGCCGTCCGCGGCAGCCGCGCTCAAATCGACATGGATAGATACCGCGTCTATATGCGAAATTTACTGCTAAATACGCCAAATCTCGACGTCACGCAAGAAATCGCGACGCAAATTTTAACGCAAAACGGGCAAATATCTGGCGTAAAAACCCACCTAGGCAACGAGTATAAAACTAGCAAACTCATTATCACGACGGGCACTTTTTTAAACGGGCTAATTCACGTCGGATTTAACAAGCTGCAAGCCGGCCGCGTGGGCGAGTTTAGCTCGGTAAATTTAAGCCAAAGCCTAAGAGACCACGGCTTTACGCTAGGACGGCTAAAAACGGGAACCTGCCCCCGAGTGGATGCTAAAAGCATAGATTTTAGCGCGCTTGAAGTCCAAGACGGCGACGCAAATCCCGTCCCGTTTAGCTTCCGCACGCAAGACTTCGCGCCTACGCAGCTGCCCTGCTACATCGCCTACACCAACGAAACCACGCACGAGATTATCCGCTCAAATTTCGACAAAGCGCCGCTTTTTACGGGGCAGATAGAAGGCGTAGGTCCTCGCTACTGCCCGAGCATCGAGGATAAGATAAATAGATTCGGCGACCGCGATAGGCATCATCTTTTTATCGAGCCGCAGACGGCTAGCGCGACGGAGTACTATATCAACGGCTTTTCTACGAGCCTGCCTTACGACGTGCAAGTAGCGATGCTGCGCTCGGTCAAGGGCTTTGAAAACGCGCGCATCGTGCGCCACGGCTACGCGATCGAGTACGACTACGCGCCGCCTACGCAGCTAAAACACAGCCTAGAAACCAAGCTTGTCGGCGGGCTTTATTTCGCAGGGCAGATAAACGGCACGACTGGCTACGAGGAGGCTGCCGCGCAGGGGCTGATGGCGGGCATAAACGCAGCTCTCGCGCTTGAGGGCAAAGAGCCGCTCGTTCTTCGCCGCGACGAAGCGTACATCGGCGTTTTGATCGACGATCTAGTCACCAAAGGCACGAAAGAGCCCTACCGCATGTTTACCTCGCGCGCCGAGTACAGGCTGTTGCTGCGCGAGGATAACGCCGTGCTGCGCCTTAGCGGCTATGGGAGGCAGCTTGGGCTCATAGACGCTAAAACATACGAGAGAGTCGAGAAAATCCGCCAAAATTTAGCGCGCGGGCTAGCGTATCTAAACGAAACCGTAATCACGCCCTCAAAGCAAAATTTAGCCCTTTTAGAAAGCCTAGGCGAGGATATAATCAGCCAAAACGTAAGCCTGCAAAAAATCGTAGCGCGCAAGAGCTTCACGCGCGAAAAGCTGCAAAATTTAGACGAAATTTTCGCCGGCATGGACGAGGCGAGCTTGGAGCAAATTTTAGTCGAGGCGAAGTATCAGCACTACATCGCCGAGCAAAAAAACCAAATAGAGCGCATGAAAGATATGCTGCAAGTGCGTATCCCGGAGGGTTTTAGCTTCCGCGGTATCAGCGGGCTAAGCAACGAAGTGGTCGAAAAGCTGGAAACCTTTAATCCGCCGACTCTTTTTGCCGCTAGCGAGATTAGCGGTATCACGCCCGCGGCGATAGATATTTTGCATATCTATATAAAGATGAACGCTAGGGAGTCGCAGTAAATTTAGCGCTCCTTGACAAAGCAAAACGCTAGCCTAAATTTAAGCTTACCAAGGGGTAAAATTTGAGCGGCGTAGACGAAATTTAAACGCCCGCGGCGATTGCCAAAGCTCAAATTTAGCAAATCTCGTCGCGGCAAAATTTGTGAGAGATTACGACAAGGGCCGTTAATCGTTAAAGATTATGCTTTACATGCGGCGTTTATCTTGTCGTCCATCATGCTTGTTTTTGCGTTCGGCGTTATTTTTAATCGTTTTTGGCGAAATTATGCTCGTTTTAGGCATTGCCGCCTACCTGTTTTGCTCCTTAATAACTATAAATTCGCAGCCAAACACATCTTTGGACAAAAAATCATTTGAGGGGCGGGACGAGTTGTTGAATAAAGACCGTCTTTAAATCAAATTTAACCAATCATCGTCCGCTAAAAACGGCAAATTTGACGGCGCAAATTTAAAGCCGCTCGGCGTTAAATTTTGCGGCGCGGGTAAATCAAGAAGAATAAAACCGAATTTAAATTTAGCTGGCCCGCGAAGCGTCAAATTTAATCGTCAAAGCCAGGTTACTCCAGAATTTTACCCGCAAAAGCCTCAAAAAGGCAAAATAGTAAATGATTATTTAAAAAATAATTTAAATATCTAAACTATTTGCAGGAAAAATAAAATTTTAATTTTCATAAGAGTATAATGGCGAGTATTTTTTAAAAAACTGCTGAAAGGAAGGTAATGTCCGTAAAACAAGAAAGACGAGATTTTATCGGTTTGGCGTTCGGGGCGGTGGCCGCAGTCGGTGGCGCGGCGACCCTCGTAGCCGTCAAAAAGACCTGGGATCCGCTTCCTAGCGTTAAGGCGGCGGGATTTACGACCGTAGATCTCAGCCCGATGAAAGAGGGCGAGATGCGCCAAATAGAGTGGCGTAAAAAGCCGATATTTATCCTAAAAAAAGACGCTTCAATGGCGCCTAACGACAAGCGCGACGTCGTAGTAGACGGCGCCAGATATATGGTGGCGATCGGGCTTTGCACGCATCTTGGCTGCATCCCGGAGTGGAAACCGGGCAAGCAACTTTTCGTTTGCGCCTGTCACGGAGGCGAATTTAACGCAGACGGCGTAAATACCTTCGGCCCTCCTCCGCGCCCGCTAGACATACCGCCGTTTAAGATAGACGGCACGAAACTCGTTTTGGGCGAGACCAGCCCCGAATACGAAAAACTAACGGCTCAAGCGTAAGGAGGGGAAGATGCACATCAGAAAATCAACGGGCGTTTTAGACTGGCTGGATCAAAGGATCGCCCTAAACAAGCTAATGAAAGTCCTCGTCAGCGAATACTGGATACCGAAAAATATAAATTTCCTCTGGGCGATGGGCGTTATACTCACGACGCTTTTTGCGTTGCTTATTTTTACCGGATTTATGCTAGTTATGTACTATAAACCGGATATAAATTTAGCCTTTGACAGCGTAAATTTGACCATAATGAAAGAGGTCGAGTACGGCTGGCTATGGCGTCATATCCACGCGGTTGCGGCTTCGGTCGTATTTCTCATAATCTACATCCACACCTTTACGGCGATTTACTACGGCTCTTACAAAAAAGGCCGCGAGATGATTTGGGTCAGCGGCATGCTGCTTTTCATTTTGTTCTCCGCCGAGGCGTTTAGCGGATATATGCTACCTTGGGGGCAGATGAGCTACTGGGCTGCGATGGTTATTACGAATTTATTCGGCGGCATCCCGGTTATCGGCGATGCGGTAGTCGAGTGGATCAGGGGCGACTACGCCGTTAGCGATCCGACTTTGACGAGATTTTTCATGCTTCACGTCTGCTTGCTACCGATCGTGCTTATAGCAGTCGTCGCGATACACTTTTATACGCTTCGCGTTCCGCACGTAAATAACGAAACGGGCGAGGAGATAGACTTTGAAGTAGAAGCCGAAAAATACCTAAGCGGCGATACGAAAAACGCGAAAGTAATTCCGTTTTGGCCGGGCTTTTTGTCTAAAGACTTCATGTATATCGGCTTTTTCATGATTTTCTTTTTCTATCTCGTGTGCTTTCATTTCGACTTTGCGATGGATCCGATAAATTTCGAGCCTGGCAACCCGCTAAAAACGCCTCCGCACATCTACCCTGAGTGGTACTTCTTGTGGCAGTACGAGATTTTACGCGGATTTTTCTTCGATATTTTCGGATTTAAAGCCTACAATATCGGCCTTATCGCATTTGCGATCGCGGGCGTGGCGCTATTTTTCATGCCTCTTTACGACAGAAGCGACGTCGTGGCTCCGGCTCACGAGAGAAAGGGCTTTTTCGTATGGTTTTGGCTATTAATCGTCGATATGATTATCCTCACGATTTTTGGCAAATTGCCTGCCGACGGCGTAACGCTAGGCATTTCAAACGCTTGGATAGGCTTTTTCTCGACTATAGCGTTTTTTATCCTACTTTTCGTAGTCTTGCCTATCATAACGACGCTTGAGAAAAAAGGAGCGATGAAATGAAAGAACTAAAAATTTTTATAATCGTAGTCGCGCTTGCCGGCGTAGCGTACTGGGGCATAGAGCCCTACGCACATAGCGTCATGCATCCGCACGTAGCCGCAGCTGACTACGACCTGGGCACAGAGGACGTAGCTCAGGCTAAATCCGTAGTAGAAGCCAGGCAAAAAGCTCTCGAAGCCGCGCAAGCTCTAAACGACGAAAAGAAAATCGCCGGAGCGAAAAAAGATCTAGAAGAAGCAAAAAAATCTCTTGATGATTACACGGCGTTTTGGAAAGAAGTAAAAACTATAAATTTAGCCAAAGGAGACGCCGCTAAAGGCGCGGAAACTTTTGCTAACGCGGGCTGCACAGGCTGTCACGGCTTAGAGGCCGCAGGTATGCCAAACGCTCTAAGCGCCGCCGAGCTTAGCGAAGCTCACGGCGTCGTACCGCCCGATCTTAGTACTGCAGGAGCGATATACGACGAGCATTTCCTAGCAGCCCTTATAAAAGACCCGACCAAGGCGCTAAAGCTAACGCATAAATTTAACGACGAAAAGCCTTATCCGATGCCGGCCTTTTTCGGAGCGGGCGGAGAAGATCCAAATGCCGAGATCGCCGATATAGTCGCGTATCTAAAGTCTATCGCGCCTAAAGAAGTCAGCGACGAGCAGGTATTTCGCGACGCGTGCCAGAGATGCCACGACATGAAATACGAAAACAAATACGCGCTAAGCAACCGCGTAAATTTAGCCGCGTATATGGGCTCAAACCCGCCTGATTTATCGATGATGATTCGCTCAAAGGGCGATGAATATTTGCATAAATTTATAAACGATACGCAAAAGATGCTGCCAGGCACTGCGATGCCTCGCGTAGGACTAAGCAAGGCTAGCGAGGATCAAATCGTAGCCTACATGCAAAAGGCCGGTGACGCTAAAAAGGCCGAGCGCGAAAGTCTAGGCATAAATGCGATGATCTACTTCCTGATTTTTGGCATCTTCGGATGGCTTTGGAAACGTAAGGTTTGGTCTAAACTGCATTAAAATATGAGCCCGTTTTTCGGGCTCATTTTAAATTTACCGCTTCGCTTCCTTTTTTTAGTCTTTAAATTTGCCCCTTTTTAACTCGAAAATAGTTTTTAATCGCTTGCCGTCTAACTCAAAGCCGAATTTAGCCGCGCCGCTCGCCCAAATTTAAACGCTTTTTAGATTAGTCCGCTAAAATGCGTTAAATTTTAAAAGGAAAAAAGATGAACAGGGCAGAATTCCAAAAGCTAAATTCTAGTGAAAAGCAAGACGCGATGCTAAAAATATCCGCCGCATATCCGCAATTTAAATTTCTAAATTTAAGCAAATTTGCGTGCGGCGAGCATAGCTTTGAGACGGGCGTTTTTGATTTTGAGGGGAGCGAGTTCGTTTTTATCCCGGGGGACGAGCCCGAGCTTGGCTGGGATGATTTTGCCGTTTTAGGTGAAATTTCGTCAAAAGAGATTAAAGAACAATGCGACTTTTACCCCGAGGATCAAAGCCTGCGCGAATTCGTAGCAAAGCAAACCTCGCCGCTTCGCCGCGTCAAAATCCCCGCTATGCTAGCCGAAAGAAAACCCGCCGAGCTTAGCTGGTACGAGGTAGATTTAAGCGACGAAAGGCTTAAAATTTACGCAAACGAGATAGAGAATTTTTCGCGCGGTAAAGACAAAGATATTTCTGAAATGACGGTTTGGAGCGCGATAAAATTAGTCCGCGAAGACGGCAAAATTCGCGCGTTTTTGTTTGACGACGTCGAGCACGAGGAGCTTGAAGCAAATTTACACAAGGACGGCTTTAGCCTACCCAGCGAGGACGAGTGGGAATACCTAGCCGGATGCGGGGCGCGCACGCTTTGGCGTTTCGGCGACGAGCCTGATCCCGACAAGGTAGCGCTACCGCACGTTAATCAGCCCGAAAATCCGGAATTTTCGCTATTTGAGCCCAATTTATTCGGGCTATTCATCGCCTTTGATCCTTACACGGTCGAGCTTGTTAGCGCGCCGATATACTTTAAAGGCGGCGACGGCGGCAGCGCGTTTTGCGGCGGCGCATCGCTGTTTGAGTGCCTGCTGCCCGTTTCGCCTTTTTACACTATGAGCGAGGAGATGCGGAATGATTATTTGGAGTTTTTGGACGACGGCGATATCGATAACGCGATTTACAGGCGTATTTTTAGACTTTAAAAAGGCGCTTTAGCCGCTAAATTTAGCGCCGATTAAAGATATCTCGCCGCGCGTTTTAGCTAAAATTTAGTCGCTACGCAAAGGCTTAAGTTAGCCTAGGTACCGAGATCTTGCGAAATATAAATTTAACCGCTTTGCAAAACGCTTTTACGCCGATTTACGACAACCGCGGGATAAAATAGGCGCAAAGCGATAAATTTGCCGCAAAAAGCCGAGCTTGCTTTCGTTTTTCGTTGATTAAATTCTCGTAGATTTATCCTTAGATGCTAAAATCAGCCACCGTTTTTCATAAAATTTACCGAAAAGGAAAATTATGGTTAAATCTAAAATTTTTGCCGCTCTTGCGGCGCTTTGCTTTGGCTTAAATTTAAGCGCTGGCGAGCTGGAGGGCAGGTGGAGCATCGTCTCGGCAAACATAGACGGGCAGGAGGTGCAAACGGCGGGGCAGAAGTGCTTTGAAGATTCGTTTTTCGAGGTTAGCGGCCGCGAGGCAAAGCTAGGCCTTAGCTCCGTAGGCGAAGACGGCGCGTGCAAAAGCGGCGCGGCAAGCTACGCCTTTAAAAGCATAGGCGCGGACAAATACGCGCTAGGCCCTATCGGCGAGTTTTGGCTAGAAAAAGACGCGCTAAAAGTAAAACAGTCCTTAGACGGCGGCAAATTTATCGTTTTTTCTTTCAAAAAAGACGCGGCCGCAAACAAAGCTGCGGTAACGGTAGCCGGCTCAAATTTGAGCGCGGACGAGCTAGAGGGCAGATGGGAGATCGACTCTGTCACGGCACAGGGGCAGACGTTTAAAACGGCGGGCCAAAAGTGCTTTGAGGATTCGTTTTTCCAGATAGCAGGCGGCAAAGCAACGGTCAGCATCGCGGCGGCAAATCCGGACGGCACGTGCAAAACAGGTGCGGGAGAAAGCGGCTACAAAAGCCTTGGCAGTGGCAGATACGCGCTAGATAACGACGCGGGCGAATTTAGGCTAAAAAACGGCTCGCTCGAATACGAACAAAGCGCGGGCGGCGTCTTGTTTACCTTTAAAAAAAGCCGCGCAGCGCAGGCTAGCTCAAATCAGGCGCAAGCCAAATCAAGCTCAAATTTAGAGCCCCAAAAAGACCCTAGCGTCAAGCATAGCGACGCAAAAGCTACCAAAAAAGGCACGGGCGTGTTTGCGGGCAAGTGGTTTTTCATAAACACGAATACCGACATATCCTTTTATCTGCGCGACGACGGCACTTACGCGAGCCGTTTAGAAAAGCCCGACTGGCGCACGCGCATCGACGGCACGTATAAAAAAGACGGCAAAAAAATCGTACGAACCGCCAACGACGGCGAGCAAAGCACATATAGCTGCGAGGACGCGGACTGCACGTTTTTGTGGAGCGACGGCGGATACCATCTCTTTAACGCTCAAATCTTAAATGAGGTGCCAAAGGGCAGCTACTCGTTTACCGCCGTTGGCTCCATGTCCATCTATAACGCCTCTGGCGGCACGGACGTTGTTGGCGGAGGCGTGAGCGGGTATTATGATTTTGACGGCAAAGGACGATTTAAGGATGGCAGCTCGTCGTATTCGTCCGCCTCTACGAGCGCTGCGGGCGGTGGTGGAACAAGATCTAGCAGTAGCGCGGGCTCATATACGCTAGATGCGGGCGAGCTCACGCTCAGATACGACGACGGACGGACGCAGCGTCATAGCTTTTTTTACATCCCGCCCACTAGCGAAGGCAAGGCGGGCGGAGCGGTCGTAGACGGCGCGATATATTTTTTAGACGAATAGCAAACCATCGGCGTAAAACCCGAGCAAATTTGCCGCATTCGGTAAATTTGCGGACGGGTTCACGCAAACCAATCCTAAATTTATGAAAGGAAAAACATGGCTAAATTTAATTTTTTCGCAATCCTCGCGGCGCTTTGCCTCGGATTAAATTTAAGCGCTAGCGAAATAGAGGGCAGATGGAGCATCGTTTCGGTCACGGCACAGGGACAGACGTTTAAAACGGCAGGCCAAAAGTGCCTCGAAGACTCTTTTATCGAGGCTAGCGGCGATAGCGCGCGCCTAAGCCTAAGCAGCGCGGGCGGCAGCTCATGCGAAAAAGCCGAACACGACTTTGCCCTAAAAAGCCTAGGCGGCGGCAGATACTCGCTTGGCGGCGCAGAGCTACGGCTAAATAACGGCTCGCTCGAATACAAACAAGGCACGGACAGCGGCGAAATCGTATTTACCTTTAAAAAAGACGAGGTAAATTTAGCCGGCATCGTAAA
This genomic window from uncultured Campylobacter sp. contains:
- a CDS encoding c-type cytochrome, producing MKELKIFIIVVALAGVAYWGIEPYAHSVMHPHVAAADYDLGTEDVAQAKSVVEARQKALEAAQALNDEKKIAGAKKDLEEAKKSLDDYTAFWKEVKTINLAKGDAAKGAETFANAGCTGCHGLEAAGMPNALSAAELSEAHGVVPPDLSTAGAIYDEHFLAALIKDPTKALKLTHKFNDEKPYPMPAFFGAGGEDPNAEIADIVAYLKSIAPKEVSDEQVFRDACQRCHDMKYENKYALSNRVNLAAYMGSNPPDLSMMIRSKGDEYLHKFINDTQKMLPGTAMPRVGLSKASEDQIVAYMQKAGDAKKAERESLGINAMIYFLIFGIFGWLWKRKVWSKLH